In Phragmites australis chromosome 17, lpPhrAust1.1, whole genome shotgun sequence, the following are encoded in one genomic region:
- the LOC133897238 gene encoding UBP1-associated proteins 1C-like isoform X1 has product MEFARRGPATAAADEDVDVDGGRRFPDPPLPHGDAMLVIRDALLSQLQNDRLRQEIIMVELGKIERAMALSSASHQCTASAVAERAEPVPFAFSEQFMPHSRVAVGPERNVGVDEVHDLKKKDGVHGGIELNSQKPAMEDLVRECLKTSCGTDKAGGQENAALDECKLQKSNETILSKRTSPSVKWSCAICLVEATSEGNLLQHFAGLKHRSNVIALKAKAKARAEKSRKVRQYAEKPCPTWVCRFCQANCTCKSDLENHLKGKRHQAKIQALLEESKSMARNSVHWEADSHPNIVPQDEEKPASSILICSICQVKCTCQSVVESHLRGKKHQMNFQALQLEAKRVGNMPPQIAKNQQPPKKWGCSICQAKCNSESQFEDHCRSMGHQKKIEALHREGTNAQSSSQKTAGKESTFGWF; this is encoded by the exons ATGGAGTTCGCTCGCCGAGgccccgccaccgccgcggccgACGAGGACGTGGACGTGGACGGGGGCCGCCGCTTCCCCGACCCTCCGCTGCCTCACG GAGACGCGATGCTGGTGATCAGGGACGCGCTGCTGTCGCAGCTCCAGAATGATCGCCTTCGCCAGGAGATCATCATGGTCGAGCTGGGCAAGATAGAACGCGCCATGGCCCTGAGCTCCGCTTCCCACCAATGCACTGCCTCTGCCGTTGCCGAACGGGCTGAGCCGGTGCCCTTCGCCTTCAGTGAGCAGTTCATGCCGCACAGCAGAGTGGCGGTTGGTCCCGAGCGTAACGTCGGCGTAGATGAGGTCCATGatctgaagaagaaagatggagtGCACGGCGGTATAGAATTGAACTCCCAGAAGCCTGCCATGGAAGATCTCGTCCGTGAATGCTTGAAAACTTCTTGTGGTACTGATAAGGCGGGAGGTCAGGAGAATGCAGCACTTGATGagtgcaagctgcaaaagtccaatGAG ACTATACTGTCCAAGAGGACGTCGCCTTCAGTAAAATGGAGTTGTGCCATCTGCCTTGTGGAAGCAACCAGTGAGGGCAACTTGCTGCAGCATTTTGCAGGGCTGAAGCACCGGTCAAATGTCATTGCTCTGAaggcaaaagcaaaagcaagagCAGAGAAATCAAGAAAGGTGAGGCAATATGCAGAGAAGCCATGTCCAACATGGGTTTGCAGATTTTGCCAAGCAAACTGCACTTGCAAATCGGACTTGGAGAACCACCTGAAAGGCAAAAGACATCAGGCAAAGATCCAAGCCCTGCTGGAAGAAAGCAAGAGCATGGCAAGGAATTCTGTGCATTGGGAAGCGGATTCGCATCCAAACATTGTGCCGCAGGATGAAGAGAAACCAGCTTCTTCAATATTGATTTGCAGCATTTGCCAAGTTAAGTGCACTTGTCAATCAGTCGTTGAGAGCCACCTTCGAGGCAAGAAACACCAGATGAATTTCCAGGCCCTACAACTCGAAGCCAAGCGAGTGGGAAATATGCCGCCACAAATCGCCAAGAACCAGCAACCACCCAAAAAATGGGGCTGCAGTATCTGTCAGGCCAAATGTAACTCTGAATCTCAATTTGAGGATCACTGCAGAAGCATGGGGCACCAAAAGAAGATAGAAGCTCTGCATAGAGAAGGCACGAATGCGCAATCAAGCAGTCAGAAGACGGCAGGCAAAGAATCTACCTTCGGATGGTTCTAA
- the LOC133897238 gene encoding UBP1-associated proteins 1C-like isoform X2, whose translation MLVIRDALLSQLQNDRLRQEIIMVELGKIERAMALSSASHQCTASAVAERAEPVPFAFSEQFMPHSRVAVGPERNVGVDEVHDLKKKDGVHGGIELNSQKPAMEDLVRECLKTSCGTDKAGGQENAALDECKLQKSNETILSKRTSPSVKWSCAICLVEATSEGNLLQHFAGLKHRSNVIALKAKAKARAEKSRKVRQYAEKPCPTWVCRFCQANCTCKSDLENHLKGKRHQAKIQALLEESKSMARNSVHWEADSHPNIVPQDEEKPASSILICSICQVKCTCQSVVESHLRGKKHQMNFQALQLEAKRVGNMPPQIAKNQQPPKKWGCSICQAKCNSESQFEDHCRSMGHQKKIEALHREGTNAQSSSQKTAGKESTFGWF comes from the exons ATGCTGGTGATCAGGGACGCGCTGCTGTCGCAGCTCCAGAATGATCGCCTTCGCCAGGAGATCATCATGGTCGAGCTGGGCAAGATAGAACGCGCCATGGCCCTGAGCTCCGCTTCCCACCAATGCACTGCCTCTGCCGTTGCCGAACGGGCTGAGCCGGTGCCCTTCGCCTTCAGTGAGCAGTTCATGCCGCACAGCAGAGTGGCGGTTGGTCCCGAGCGTAACGTCGGCGTAGATGAGGTCCATGatctgaagaagaaagatggagtGCACGGCGGTATAGAATTGAACTCCCAGAAGCCTGCCATGGAAGATCTCGTCCGTGAATGCTTGAAAACTTCTTGTGGTACTGATAAGGCGGGAGGTCAGGAGAATGCAGCACTTGATGagtgcaagctgcaaaagtccaatGAG ACTATACTGTCCAAGAGGACGTCGCCTTCAGTAAAATGGAGTTGTGCCATCTGCCTTGTGGAAGCAACCAGTGAGGGCAACTTGCTGCAGCATTTTGCAGGGCTGAAGCACCGGTCAAATGTCATTGCTCTGAaggcaaaagcaaaagcaagagCAGAGAAATCAAGAAAGGTGAGGCAATATGCAGAGAAGCCATGTCCAACATGGGTTTGCAGATTTTGCCAAGCAAACTGCACTTGCAAATCGGACTTGGAGAACCACCTGAAAGGCAAAAGACATCAGGCAAAGATCCAAGCCCTGCTGGAAGAAAGCAAGAGCATGGCAAGGAATTCTGTGCATTGGGAAGCGGATTCGCATCCAAACATTGTGCCGCAGGATGAAGAGAAACCAGCTTCTTCAATATTGATTTGCAGCATTTGCCAAGTTAAGTGCACTTGTCAATCAGTCGTTGAGAGCCACCTTCGAGGCAAGAAACACCAGATGAATTTCCAGGCCCTACAACTCGAAGCCAAGCGAGTGGGAAATATGCCGCCACAAATCGCCAAGAACCAGCAACCACCCAAAAAATGGGGCTGCAGTATCTGTCAGGCCAAATGTAACTCTGAATCTCAATTTGAGGATCACTGCAGAAGCATGGGGCACCAAAAGAAGATAGAAGCTCTGCATAGAGAAGGCACGAATGCGCAATCAAGCAGTCAGAAGACGGCAGGCAAAGAATCTACCTTCGGATGGTTCTAA